The following nucleotide sequence is from Chromobacterium rhizoryzae.
TTGTCCAGCTTGTAGTCGTTGTGCAGCCAGGCGGAGGGCGCGGTCTGCGGCATCCGCTCGCTCAGCCAGTCGGCCACCGCCCGGAAGTCGGCGTCGGCCGCCGCGCCCGCCTCCTCCGCGTTCCAGCGTCGCCGCCATTCGCTCAGGATGCGGCGCAGATAGTCGGGGGGCCGGTCGGCCGGCGCGACCTCCAGCGCATGCAGGCTCGCCAGCGTTTCGATGAAGTTTTCCGCGAGCCGGCGCACGGTGTCGGGGCCGAGCGCTCCGCAGGCGGCCGGCGCGACGCCGTCCAGCTTTTCAACCAGCAGCAGCGCGGCGTCGCCGTCCTCGTCCACCGCCAGCGGCCTGGGCGCCAGCCGGAACTGGCCGGACAGCCGCTCCAGCAGTGCGTAGCGGCGTCTCGCCTCGCGCGCGCCGCCCTCCGGCAGCCAGTAGGCGATGAGTTCGCTGTCGCCGCCCTGCACCAGAAATACTTCGCTGGCCCGGCCGCCGCCCACCCGCGTCGCGCGCGCGCCGACGCGGGGGCGGCCCAGCGCCGCCATCGCGCGCTCCGCGATCCGCGCGCTCATGCCAGCTCCCGCCGGAAGCCGGCCAGCGCATGGCGCGCCACCAGGCTCTTGTGCACCTCGTCCGGGCCGTCGTAAATCCGCCCCGCGCGTTCGTGCCGCCACAGCACATTGAGAATCGTGTCGCCGCTGACGCCCAACGCGCCCTGCACCTGCAGCGCGTGATCGAGCACGGTCTGCGTCACGCCGGCCACGAAGAACTTCGCGATCGAGATGTCGATCTGCGCGCGCTCGTGGCGGTTCTGCAGCCGCGTCGCCGCCTGGGTCACCAGCAGGCGCGCCGCGTCTATCGACGCGCGGCTCTCGGCGATCCAGTTCTGCACCGTCTGGCGCGAGGACAGCAGCTCGCCCGCCGCCAGCTCCCGGCGGCAGGCGCGCCGGCACATGATGGCGAAGGCGCGCTCGCACACGCCTATCCAGCGCGCGCAATGGTGCAGCCGCCCGGTGGCCAGCCTGGCCTGCAGCACGACGAAGCCCTCGCCGGGCTTGCCCAGCATCGCGTCCTCGCCCACCCGGCAATCGTCCAGCACCAGTTCGCCGTGACTGGCCCAGCCGCAGCCCTCGTCCCCCATCACCCGCAGATTGCGGACGTGGCGGAAGCCGGGCGCGTCGGCGGGCACGATGAAGGTGCTGGTGCGCGCGTGCAGCGGCGCGGCCTCGTCGGTGACGGCCAGCACGATGGCGAAGCCCGCGCCGTCGGCGCCGGACGCGAACCATTTGCGGCCGTTCAGATGCCAGGCGCCGTCCCTGTACACCGCCGTCGTTTTCAGCGAGGAGGGATTCGATCCGGCGGACTCCGGCTCCGTCGCCGCAAAGCAGCTGCGCAGTTCGCCGCGCAATAGCGGCTCCAGCCAGCGCCGGCGCTGCGC
It contains:
- a CDS encoding phosphotransferase family protein; amino-acid sequence: MSARIAERAMAALGRPRVGARATRVGGGRASEVFLVQGGDSELIAYWLPEGGAREARRRYALLERLSGQFRLAPRPLAVDEDGDAALLLVEKLDGVAPAACGALGPDTVRRLAENFIETLASLHALEVAPADRPPDYLRRILSEWRRRWNAEEAGAAADADFRAVADWLSERMPQTAPSAWLHNDYKLDNILVDPGDPARLVGVVDWELAAVGHPLADLGAALAYWIEGRDSSLLRLDAPGPSCAPGAPTRAALVDLYAAAAGREVAEPAYWYAYGLLRLAVITQQLALRRRDEGQRVPRAKLIVRWLLDRAAEACGGGRL
- a CDS encoding acyl-CoA dehydrogenase family protein codes for the protein MNTRVKAFAAVEAALAEPEAALANGDFETVEQLMSGIRAANRAHGLWLPQVPRADGGLGLNLLELVEVGELLGASPLGHYAVNYQAPDAGNIDVLLEYATPAQRRRWLEPLLRGELRSCFAATEPESAGSNPSSLKTTAVYRDGAWHLNGRKWFASGADGAGFAIVLAVTDEAAPLHARTSTFIVPADAPGFRHVRNLRVMGDEGCGWASHGELVLDDCRVGEDAMLGKPGEGFVVLQARLATGRLHHCARWIGVCERAFAIMCRRACRRELAAGELLSSRQTVQNWIAESRASIDAARLLVTQAATRLQNRHERAQIDISIAKFFVAGVTQTVLDHALQVQGALGVSGDTILNVLWRHERAGRIYDGPDEVHKSLVARHALAGFRRELA